A single genomic interval of Meles meles chromosome 9, mMelMel3.1 paternal haplotype, whole genome shotgun sequence harbors:
- the LOC123950444 gene encoding LOW QUALITY PROTEIN: acetyl-CoA carboxylase 2-like (The sequence of the model RefSeq protein was modified relative to this genomic sequence to represent the inferred CDS: inserted 1 base in 1 codon), producing the protein MGKAVQSQFLLPSTKVSLSRGQKVETSHLIQKLTQNELLVYTSNNQLGGVQIMRYNGVSHTTVPDDFEGVKASPTLKRSWQSGFFDHGSFKEIMAPWAQTVVTGRARLGGIPVGVIAVETRTVEVVLPADPANLDSEAKIIQQVGQVWLPDSAYKTAQVIKDFNREKLPLIIFANWRGFSGGMKDVYDQMLKFGAYIVDSLRQYEQPILSYIPPYAELRGGSWVVMDSSINPLCIELYADKESRANILEPEDTVEIKYRKKDPIKTMRRIDPAYKKLVEQLGTPGLSDKDRKDLEGQLKARGHLLLPVYHQVRVQFASLHDKPTCTLEKGALADILDXKTSRTFLYWRLRRLLLEDEIRQEILQASPEPSHVHIQSMLRRWFLETEGAVKAYMWDNNQMVVRWLEQHWQAGDGLHSTIRENIKCLNRDSDLKAIRGLVQDNPEVAVDCIVYMSQHVSPPERAQVIHLLSTMDSPAST; encoded by the exons ATGGGGAAGGCGGTCCAATCTCAGTTCTTGCTGCCATCAACCAAAGTGAGCTTGTCAAGAG GCCAGAAAGTTGAAACCTCacaccttatacaaaaattaactcaaaatgaattgtTGGTTTACACCTCCAACAACCAGCTGGGCGGCGTGCAGATCATGCGTTACAACGGCGTCTCCCACACCACTGTGCCGGACGACTTCGAGGGCGT GAAAGCCTCACCGACTCTGAAGAGATCCTGGCAGAGTGGATTCTTCGACCATGGCAGTTTCAAGGAAATCATGGCGCCTTGGGCCCAGACCGTGGTAACAGGACGAGCAAGGCTGGGGGGTATCCCTGTTGGAGTGATCGCCGTGGAGACCCGGACCGTGGAGGTGGTGCTACCTGCAGACCCTGCCAACCTGGATTCGGAGGCCAAGATAATCCAGCAGGTGGGCCAGGTGTGGCTCCCAGACTCGGCCTACAAGACAGCCCAGGTCATCAAGGATTTTAACCGAGAGAAGTTGCCCCTGATAATCTTTGCCAACTGGAGGGGGTTCTCCGGTGGCATGAAAGACGTGTACGACCAGATGCTGAAGTTCGGAGCCTACATCGTGGACAGCCTCAGGCAGTATGAACAGCCCATCCTGTCCTATATCCCACCCTACGCAGAGCTCCGCGGAGGCTCCTGGGTGGTCATGGACTCCTCCATCAACCCCCTGTGCATAGAATTGTACGCAGACAAGGAGAGCAGGGCGAATATTCTGGAGCCGGAGGACACGGTGGAGATTAAGTACCGAAAGAAAGATCCGATAAAGACCATGAGAAGGATCGACCCAGCTTACAAGAAGCTCGTGGAGCAGCTAGGAACACCAGGGCTCTCGGACAAGGACCGCAAGGACCTGGAGGGCCAGCTGAAGGCCCGGGGGCATCTGCTGCTGCCTGTCTATCACCAGGTGAGGGTGCAGTTCGCCAGCCTCCACGACAAGCCCACCTGCACGCTGGAGAAGGGTGCCCTGGCTGACATCTTGG TGAAGACCTCGCGCACCTTTCTGTATTGGCGCCTGCGCCGCCTCCTGCTGGAGGACGAGATCAGGCAGGAGATCCTGCAGGCCAGCCCTGAGCCGAGCCacgtgcacatccagtccatgcTGCGGCGCTGGTTCCTGGAGACCGAGGGGGCCGTCAAGGCCTACATGTGGGACAACAACCAGATGGTGGTGCGGTGGCTGGAACAGCACTGGCAGGCGGGGGACGGCCTGCACTCCACCATCCGCGAGAACATCAAGTGCCTGAACCGTGACTCCGACCTCAAGGCCATCAGAGGCCTGGTACAGGACAATCCAGAAGTGGCCGTGGACTGTATCGTGTACATGAGCCAGCACGTCAGCCCACCCGAGCGGGCCCAAGTCATTCACCTCCTGTCCACCATGGACAGCCCGGCCTCCACCTGA